The sequence GCGGCCCCTACGAGGTACCGGTTACAGTATACGCCGAATGGGACGGGGGAGACGCAAAGATAGAGGCGTGCTCCATAAACGTGATGTTCAGCGGGGGACCCACGATAGAGAAAGAGCTAATCTGCGGTAACACCGAGGTACCCACGCACACATATCAGGAGTGGAGGTTCAGGATAAAGGTCACGAACCCCGGGATCGCCAGGAACCTGACGATAAAGGACGTCGTGAGGGGAGAGTTTGGAATAGACTCGATAGCCCCAAGCACCGGAAACTACACCGTAATTCAGCACGGAGCGTCTCATCACATCATATGGGATGTCGAGTTGGACGCGGATGAAACCGCATACATGGACGTGACGATACACACCAAACTCAACCCCGCAGGAAAGCAGGAGTTCACATCGTGTGGGGATTACAGCCTGAACGACGGTGCCGAGATAGTCGGATACAACATCACCAGCAACAGCATCACGGTCCACGCAATCTGCGAGGGAAACGACTGCAGCCTGGATGTGACGAACACAAAGGTGAGCGGACCAAACCCGCTGAAGGCCAACATCCCCGCCGATTACCACACAAGAATATCCGTGGAGAACACAGGCGGGGCAAAGACCGTCGTGATGAAGCAGTACGTAGGGAAACACTTCACCCTAACGGACTACAGCCCAAGCAAGGGCAGCGTAACCGTGGAGCCAGTTCTCACAGGGGGAACGATGGTAACGTGGACGCTCCACTTATCACCAGGGGAGACAGCGGACCTTGATCTGTACGAGCACACATCAGGAATACACGTCTGCGGGCACCTCCCCAGGATAGTCCTGTTAACAAGTAAAATTTACGTGGAGGACTGCGGGTGTACGGCGAATCCCATCCTCGTGGTAGTCAAAAAGAGATGTGGCTGCCATTCGGAAGTTCCTGACATGGGAATAGACGAATACGTTTCGGACAACATGGAAAGCTGCGACGCCCAGCCCGAGGGCACCTGCCCCTGGATGGACGGCGGCTGAATTATTTAGGAGGCATGATTTGGTATGAAGATTAATAAAACCAATAGAAGAAAATTCCTCGGGGTTGCGATTGCAGTCTCACTTGGACTGGCGATCACGTTTATGGTCTACTCCGGGCTGGCATACGCGCGAAGCCCCACAACCACGCATGCGTCCTATGAGACCGCATACGTGGAAACTGGAAAGCTGACCCATTGGGGGTTCTTTACCAATGAAACGGTCTACAAAAACGGAACTAGCCTTGAGTATTATCCTGAAAAAATAACGAGCTACATAGCTGGTAACTACGTATACCTAGCCGAGCCAGGAGCAACGGCACACTACAGAGCGGCCTTGAAGACGGACTACTACGTAACCTCTGGAAAGGATAGGATATACATCACGAATACGAGCCAGATCCTTGGGGAGGGCGACTTCTCCGGCACGTTTTCAGTCCCAGTAACCTTTAACCTCACGGACATGGAGATATCCCTTAAACGGATACGTGAAGGAACGGGGCTGTACCGGGCAGAGGCTGACGTTTACCTCCTCGTCGAGGTTGCGTCTAATGAACGGGAGGCGTTTGTTCAAAGGGTTTCCTTGACCCGAGATAGCGGTGGAATGCTCACGCTGAAGGGCGCTGAAAAGGAGAACAAGAAAGTCATAAGGCACGTCAACACCACGGTCAATAAAGTAAGCTTCCTCGGGAAGGAAGTCAACGTATCCACCGCCAGGACAGTTTTTCCGGTGATGGCTGTGCTCTTCATCATACCTCCACTCGGGTTTGCCTACCTCTCCAGGGAGAGAAAGGTGGACGAACTGAAGGGACTCAGGAAGTTCATAGTCGAGGGAGTCCCAAGCGCCATCGGCACGATCGATCCGGTGAACCTTGAGTCAGTCGAAGACCTAGAGAAAGTGTTCGATCTGGTCGATAAGCCAATAGTGCACTACCGGCAGGATGGCGAGGACGTCTATGCCATAGTGGATGGAGACGTGGTTTACGAGTACAGAAAGCCCCTTCCAGGGGGAGGGAAGGAGGCCAACTGAGGCCTTTCCCTTTCTCCCGCTTTTTTCCGATTGCCCCAACCAACAACTTTAAAAGCCCTATTCGAGAGCCTAAGCTAGATGTTCTTAAGGAGGTAAGAGGTGGTTAGAGATGAACCCGTTCCACGAGCTTGAGCCCGGACCGGAGGTTCCAGAGGTTGTTTACGCTCTCATAGAGATTCCAAAGGGAAGCAGGAACAAGTACGAGCTCGACAAGAAGACCGGCCTTATAAAGCTCGACAGAGTGCTCTACAGCCCGTTCTTCTATCCGGTCGACTACGGAATAATCCCGCAGACCTGGTACGACGACGGCGACCCGTTCGACATAATGGTCATCATGCGCGAGCCGGTCTACCCGCTCACCATTATCGAGGCCAGGCCGATAGGCATAATGAAGATGGAGGACTCTGGGGATAAGGACTGGAAGGTTCTCGCGGTTCCAGTTGAAGATCCGTACTTCAAGGACTGGAAGGACATAGACGACGTCCCCAAGGCCTTCCTCGACGAGATAGCTCACTTCTTCCAGCGCTACAAGGAGCTCCAGGGCAAGGTCACCAAGATAGAGGGCTGGGGCAACGCCGAGGAGGCCAAGAAGGAAATCCTCCGTGCCATCGAGCTCTACAAGGAAAAGTTCGGCAAGAAGGAGTGATTTCTTTTCTCTCTTATTCCCCCAAGGAGGTTAAGGCATGTACAAGCTCCTCAAGATTAAGGACGTCGTTAGGATTCCACCAAGGATGTTCACGATGGAGCCCAAGGAGGCCGCAAAGCTCGTCCTCCGCGAGACCTACGAGGGCATTTACGACAGGGATGAGGGTGTTATTCTGGCCGTCATGGACGTTGAAGAGATAGGGCAGGGTGTTATCGTTCCAGGAGACGGCGCGACATACCATGAGGTCATCTTCAACGTCCTGGTCTGGAAGCCGGAGATGCACGAGGTCGTTGAGGGTGAGGTAATAGACATCGCCCCATACGGTGCCTTCATCAGGATAGGCCCGATGGACGGTCTCGTCCACATCAGCCAGCTCATGGATGACTACGTCGTTTTCGACGAGAAAAACAAGCAGTTCGTTGGTAAAGAGAGTGGAAGGATTCTCAAGCTCGGCGATGATGTCAGGGCTAGGATAATCGCGATAAGTGTCAAGAGCAGGGTCATAAGGGAGAACAAGATAGGCCTCACCATGCGCCAGCCCGGCCTCGGGAAGAGGGAGTGGATTGAGAAGGAGAAGAAAAAAGCAAAGGAGGAGTGAGCCATGGCCAAAGAGCGCGCCTGCAGACACTGCCACTACATAACTACCGAGGATCGCTGCCCGGTCTGCGGCAGCAGGGATCTCAGCGACGAGTGGTTTGACTTGGTTATCATCATAGACCCCGAGAAGAGCAGGATAGCTCAGAAGCTCGGTGCAAAGGTTCCAGGAAAATACGCCATCCGCGTGAGATGACATGTGCGGGAACTTCTACTTTTACCTTCCTCCCAGTCTGCGGAAAGAGTTAAAGATGCCCCTCGGTGAGCTGGTTAGGGGTGAGATCCCTGAGCCCTACCGCAAAATTCTCCCGGCCCTTCGGCGGGCATCCTTCTTGATAACGGTTGGTGACGTTGTAACTGAAAATGTCATTCGGTTGGGTGTCCATCCTTCAGTCGCTATCTATGACCACCGTACGAAGAGGAAGGAATACGCGCCTTCAGTCGGCGATTCGGAGGTAGTCTTCCTGACCGTTAAAAATCCCCCCGGAACGATAACGAAAGCTTTATTAAACGCCATCAGAAAGGGAGTCGAGATCGCCGGAAGGGGAAAGAAAGTTCATATAAAGGTCAACGGAGAGGAAGACCTTGCGGCGATCCCTGCCGTGCTGTATGCCCCCTATGAGAGCCTTGTCCTCTACGGCCAGCCCGACGAGGGGGTAGTGCTTATAAAGGTAACACCCGAATGCAAGCGCAGGTGTGCCCGCATCTTAGCAAATATGGAGGTGGTTCGTGATGGAGATTAAGGTGACCGAGATAAGGGAGAACAAGCTCCTCGGCAGAAAGGAGATATATTTCGACATTATCCACGAGGGCGAGCCTACCCCGAGCAGGGAGGCGGTGAAGGGTAAGCTCGCCGCAATGCTCGACCTCGACCCGAACACAATGGTGCTCCAGTACATCAGGAGCTACTTCGGAAGCCACGTTTCCAAGGGCTACGCCAAGGCCTACGAGACGAGGGAGAGGATGCTCTACATAGAGCCCGAGTACATCCTCCTCCGCGACGGCCTCATCCAGAAGGAGGAAGAGTGAGGTGGTGTAAATGGCCAAGGGTAAGAAGAAGACCAGCCAGAAGTGGAAGCTCTACGAGGTTAAGGGCGGGAAGGTCATCAGGAAGAACAAGTTCTGCCCGCGCTGTGGGCCGGGCGTTTTCATGGCTGACCACGGCGACCGCTGGAGCTGCGGAAGGTGCGGCTACACCGAGTGGAAGAAGTGACTTCCCTTTCTTTTCTCTTGGCGGTGGCTATGCCCGTTTATTATGGAATCAAGCTGGAGCTCCACCCCGACGTTTATGAACCGGCAGAGGACACTTTTCTCCTCGCCGAGACCTTAGATATCAAACCCGGTGAAACGGCGCTCGACGTTGGAACCGGGACGGGAATTATAGCGCTCCTCATGGCGAGGAAAGCCAAACGCGTTCTCGGTATTGACATAAACCCAAAGGCAATTGAACTCGCGAAGAAAAACGCCGGGTTGAACGGCATAGCCAACGTCGAGTTCCGCGTGAGCGACCTCTTTGAGAGGGTTAAAGGGAGGTTCGACGTGATAACGTTCAACGCCCCCTACCTTCCAGGAGAGCCTGAAAAACCCATAGACTTGGCCCTCGTTGGGGGAGAAACCGGGAGGGAGGTAATAGACAGATTTATCAGAGAAGTGCCGGATTACCTGACCGAGAACGGCAGGGTTTACCTCGTCCAGAGCTCGATAACAGGGATTGAAGAAACGTTGGAAATGTTCGGGAAAGTCGGCCTTAGGGCTGAGGTCGTTGCCAAAAGGCACCTTTTCTTTGAGGACATAGTCGTTATCCTGGCCAAGCGGTAGTAACTTTGAAGCTTTAGTCTTACATTTGTGCTGGGGGCTGAAAGCTCCCTTGAACAACACTGACCAATCAGGTTTTTAAAACACCCCGCGAACTTAGGCCAGAGAAGGGAATTAGGTGAGACTAATGGCGATAGTGGTTAAGGCCAACCCGAACATGCCCGAGGAAATCGCGCTCCTCTTCAGAAAACAGCACTACGAGCTCGTTGGCAGGCACAGCGGCGTTAAGCTCTGCCACTGGCTCAAGGAGAGCCTCACCAAGGGCCGTTTCTGCTACAAGCAGAAGTTCTACGGCATAGCGAGCCACAGATGCCTTCAGATGACGCCGGTCCTTGCATGGTGTACGCACAACTGCATATTCTGCTGGCGTCCGATGGAGGGCTTCCTGGGAACAGAATTGCCACAGCCATGGGACGACCCTGCCTTCATCGTGGAAGAGAGCATAAAGGCCCAGAGGAAGCTCCTCGTCGGCTACAAGGGCAACCCGAAGGTTCCAAAGGAGAAGTTCGAGGAGGCCTGGAACCCCAAGCACGCAGCGATAAGCCTATCGGGAGAGCCGATGCTCTACCCCTACATGGGCGACCTCGTGGAGGAGTTCCACAAGCGTGGGTTCACTACCTTCATAGTCACAAACGGAACAGTTCCGGAGAGACTTGAGGGGATGATGAAGGAAGACAAGCTCCCGAGCCAGCTCTACGTCTCGCTGACGGCTCCAGACATCGAGACCTACAACCGCGTCAACGTCCCGATGATTCCCGACGGCTGGGACAGGATTAAGGAGACTCTAAAGCTTATGCGCGACGTCCAGACGAGAACGGTGATAAGGCTTACCCTTGTCAAGGGCGAGAACATGCACAACCCCGAGGGCTACGCCGAGCTGATAAAGCTCGCAAACCCGATGTTCGTCGAGGCTAAGGCCTACATGTTCGTCGGCTTCTCGCGCAACAGGCTCACGATAAACAACATGCCGAACCACGGGGAGATCAAGGCCTTCGCGGAGGAGCTGGTTAAGCACCTCCCAGGCTACCACATCGAGGACGAGTACGAGCCGAGCAGGGTCGTGCTGATAATGCGCGACGACGTCGACCCCAGCGGAAGGGGGCTGAATGGACGGTTCATTGCGGACTGAGCCTTTGTTTTATTTCCATTTCCCCGAGGAAAACTTTATTTATTCTGCCACCGTTTAGCGATCTTAGAGGTGTGAACTATGATGCAAAGACGGGCTCTGAAACTCATTCCTGTAATTCTAATCGGTCTGATCGTCCTCGCTCCCCTCACTGTAGCCCTCTCCCTGACTGAAGGTTCTGTCAACTTTCTGAGAGCGTTTGGGGACAGCAGCGGACAGATAAGAACCCTGAGCCTTTCTATTGTTGCCCTCGCTGAGGCGAGCGGAAAGGTGAACCAGGATCTGACACCAAAGATCAGAGAGCTCACGAGGGAGCTGGTCTCTTACCAGAACCCGGACGGCGGCTGGGGCTACTTCCCCGGAAGCGTGAGCAACGTTCTCGATACCTCCTATGCTCTGATTGCTTTATCCAAAGCTCAGAAATATTTCGAAGGAACCGACGACTTCTTCACAGTAGACGACGCTCGGAAGTCTGGTATCCAGTTTCTTCTGAACTCTAAGACCGGTAATGCGTGGGGTTACGTCTCCGAAACAACCCCCATGTTCTATCCGACGGTTTTGGCACTTTGGGCCCTCGGAGAGAACGGATACAATTCCTCCAATTCGGTGGTTTCGTCTGCAGTTGATACTCTAGATGAGCTTCCAAGGTACATTGATGAGTACACTGCCCTCGGTTTGAGGTTAATAGCCCTAAAGGCTGTTGGCGAGCCTGTAAACGCGTCCGAAGTGGAGCAAGTTATGACTCTCCTTGATGGCAACGATCTCTCTCCTACCCAAAGGGCAATTCTCACCTATGCCCTGACCCTCTATTCAGAGCCCACCTTTGAAGTTGTTGCAACGATAGCGAGGCTTGATGAGATAAAGCACACCGGTGCAAACATGGTGTTCTGGGCTGACACACCAAAATACCCAATATCCATAACCGATACAATCACGCCGACCGCATACGCCCTTCTCGCAATAACTGAGCTGGTGCCTCCAATCAAGGAAGTCGCCGTAAATCCCAATGAGATGCCATGCGACCAGCTGATCTCTTACCAGAATCCCGATGGGGGGTGGGGCGTTTACAAGGGCTCTCCCTCCAATGAGAAGGCGACTTACTACGCCCTCCTAGCCGTTGAGGCCTGCTATCCAGCTCCCACCGTAGTTGAGAAAGCCCTGAACTGGACGGAGAAGAGGTTCGAGGAGAACGAAAAGATCGTCCTTAACGAAAGCAGGCTCACGGTTGGCTACTACTACTCCCTTATGACGCTCCTTCACTTCAACCGGCTCAACGAGAGCGAGAAAGGGCACGCAATAGAGGTCATAAAGTCAGTCAAGCTGGACACCGGGAAGTGGGGAATAGCCGAGCTTGGCCCCCAGCCTTCGGAAACGGCAATGGCTCTGAGCGCTCTCCTTGCACTGGGAGTTGAGGCGTCAGATCCGGATGTTGTCGCTGCTAAGAACTGGCTCCTCTCAATAAGCTCCACGGGGTGGGGCCTCTACTACCAGAGCGGCCTCTACCCAATCATGCTCGACATAAACGTCCTAGACACCATCACTGTTCTCAAGGCCCTTGAACCAGTTGCAACGAAGTCTGAGCTTGAGAGTCACCTCCAGTGGCTCATTTCCCAGAGAATGGAGAAAGGTTGGCCCTACTCAAGGGAATATGCCGAGGCCAACGGAACGACCCTCTTGGGAAGACCCCGTGTTGACCTCACGGTGGATGCAACTCTCCTGCTCCTCCGCTACGGCTTTGATTACACTGAAGAGACCCTTGAGTTCGTGCGGGAGGCCAGGGATTCCGGCATGATTTCCAACGATACGCTTGAAACCGCCTTTGCGGTGATATACCTGTCCAGCTT is a genomic window of Thermococcus guaymasensis DSM 11113 containing:
- a CDS encoding COG1361 family protein translates to MRTLFFLTAFILGALLIIGSSGNFRTYTSERAAWINVVSGEDSYIAYRCIENPLIIDAGSSVEFVAVTVENKMNVPISVHITADFSNLPLGAVGSVEDTVKTLDPGEIAQFRGNIESAPSASGGPYEVPVTVYAEWDGGDAKIEACSINVMFSGGPTIEKELICGNTEVPTHTYQEWRFRIKVTNPGIARNLTIKDVVRGEFGIDSIAPSTGNYTVIQHGASHHIIWDVELDADETAYMDVTIHTKLNPAGKQEFTSCGDYSLNDGAEIVGYNITSNSITVHAICEGNDCSLDVTNTKVSGPNPLKANIPADYHTRISVENTGGAKTVVMKQYVGKHFTLTDYSPSKGSVTVEPVLTGGTMVTWTLHLSPGETADLDLYEHTSGIHVCGHLPRIVLLTSKIYVEDCGCTANPILVVVKKRCGCHSEVPDMGIDEYVSDNMESCDAQPEGTCPWMDGG
- a CDS encoding DUF5305 family protein, coding for MKINKTNRRKFLGVAIAVSLGLAITFMVYSGLAYARSPTTTHASYETAYVETGKLTHWGFFTNETVYKNGTSLEYYPEKITSYIAGNYVYLAEPGATAHYRAALKTDYYVTSGKDRIYITNTSQILGEGDFSGTFSVPVTFNLTDMEISLKRIREGTGLYRAEADVYLLVEVASNEREAFVQRVSLTRDSGGMLTLKGAEKENKKVIRHVNTTVNKVSFLGKEVNVSTARTVFPVMAVLFIIPPLGFAYLSRERKVDELKGLRKFIVEGVPSAIGTIDPVNLESVEDLEKVFDLVDKPIVHYRQDGEDVYAIVDGDVVYEYRKPLPGGGKEAN
- a CDS encoding inorganic diphosphatase, with the translated sequence MNPFHELEPGPEVPEVVYALIEIPKGSRNKYELDKKTGLIKLDRVLYSPFFYPVDYGIIPQTWYDDGDPFDIMVIMREPVYPLTIIEARPIGIMKMEDSGDKDWKVLAVPVEDPYFKDWKDIDDVPKAFLDEIAHFFQRYKELQGKVTKIEGWGNAEEAKKEILRAIELYKEKFGKKE
- a CDS encoding DNA-directed RNA polymerase, which gives rise to MYKLLKIKDVVRIPPRMFTMEPKEAAKLVLRETYEGIYDRDEGVILAVMDVEEIGQGVIVPGDGATYHEVIFNVLVWKPEMHEVVEGEVIDIAPYGAFIRIGPMDGLVHISQLMDDYVVFDEKNKQFVGKESGRILKLGDDVRARIIAISVKSRVIRENKIGLTMRQPGLGKREWIEKEKKKAKEE
- the spt4 gene encoding transcription elongation factor subunit Spt4, which codes for MAKERACRHCHYITTEDRCPVCGSRDLSDEWFDLVIIIDPEKSRIAQKLGAKVPGKYAIRVR
- a CDS encoding GTP-dependent dephospho-CoA kinase, yielding MCGNFYFYLPPSLRKELKMPLGELVRGEIPEPYRKILPALRRASFLITVGDVVTENVIRLGVHPSVAIYDHRTKRKEYAPSVGDSEVVFLTVKNPPGTITKALLNAIRKGVEIAGRGKKVHIKVNGEEDLAAIPAVLYAPYESLVLYGQPDEGVVLIKVTPECKRRCARILANMEVVRDGD
- a CDS encoding 30S ribosomal protein S24e — encoded protein: MEIKVTEIRENKLLGRKEIYFDIIHEGEPTPSREAVKGKLAAMLDLDPNTMVLQYIRSYFGSHVSKGYAKAYETRERMLYIEPEYILLRDGLIQKEEE
- a CDS encoding 30S ribosomal protein S27ae, coding for MAKGKKKTSQKWKLYEVKGGKVIRKNKFCPRCGPGVFMADHGDRWSCGRCGYTEWKK
- a CDS encoding HemK2/MTQ2 family protein methyltransferase translates to MPVYYGIKLELHPDVYEPAEDTFLLAETLDIKPGETALDVGTGTGIIALLMARKAKRVLGIDINPKAIELAKKNAGLNGIANVEFRVSDLFERVKGRFDVITFNAPYLPGEPEKPIDLALVGGETGREVIDRFIREVPDYLTENGRVYLVQSSITGIEETLEMFGKVGLRAEVVAKRHLFFEDIVVILAKR
- the twy1 gene encoding 4-demethylwyosine synthase TYW1, whose amino-acid sequence is MAIVVKANPNMPEEIALLFRKQHYELVGRHSGVKLCHWLKESLTKGRFCYKQKFYGIASHRCLQMTPVLAWCTHNCIFCWRPMEGFLGTELPQPWDDPAFIVEESIKAQRKLLVGYKGNPKVPKEKFEEAWNPKHAAISLSGEPMLYPYMGDLVEEFHKRGFTTFIVTNGTVPERLEGMMKEDKLPSQLYVSLTAPDIETYNRVNVPMIPDGWDRIKETLKLMRDVQTRTVIRLTLVKGENMHNPEGYAELIKLANPMFVEAKAYMFVGFSRNRLTINNMPNHGEIKAFAEELVKHLPGYHIEDEYEPSRVVLIMRDDVDPSGRGLNGRFIAD
- a CDS encoding prenyltransferase/squalene oxidase repeat-containing protein; amino-acid sequence: MMQRRALKLIPVILIGLIVLAPLTVALSLTEGSVNFLRAFGDSSGQIRTLSLSIVALAEASGKVNQDLTPKIRELTRELVSYQNPDGGWGYFPGSVSNVLDTSYALIALSKAQKYFEGTDDFFTVDDARKSGIQFLLNSKTGNAWGYVSETTPMFYPTVLALWALGENGYNSSNSVVSSAVDTLDELPRYIDEYTALGLRLIALKAVGEPVNASEVEQVMTLLDGNDLSPTQRAILTYALTLYSEPTFEVVATIARLDEIKHTGANMVFWADTPKYPISITDTITPTAYALLAITELVPPIKEVAVNPNEMPCDQLISYQNPDGGWGVYKGSPSNEKATYYALLAVEACYPAPTVVEKALNWTEKRFEENEKIVLNESRLTVGYYYSLMTLLHFNRLNESEKGHAIEVIKSVKLDTGKWGIAELGPQPSETAMALSALLALGVEASDPDVVAAKNWLLSISSTGWGLYYQSGLYPIMLDINVLDTITVLKALEPVATKSELESHLQWLISQRMEKGWPYSREYAEANGTTLLGRPRVDLTVDATLLLLRYGFDYTEETLEFVREARDSGMISNDTLETAFAVIYLSSFNRMPMVDLLDVRNALETSTFEVLCPETRKEDAEEVMDYLRETFGYRFDLGSLSLIGRDNAIVLAGFGDVNVSPYNRYITLDVSGNSIRLNDITYPRQNTVLLIPGRTAGGVMLFVLYDEDSSEIARLIFKIGYPKYMQGPAVVVHYEDKNGNGKIELNEVTAETVG